A window of Cynocephalus volans isolate mCynVol1 chromosome 3, mCynVol1.pri, whole genome shotgun sequence genomic DNA:
AGGCTCAGGGCAGGAGTGGGAGACGGGCCTTTCAAAGGATCAGGGGGTCTTGGCTCCTCATgagcccttccctccctcctgcagcAAGGGAACTTTGAAGAGAGTCAAGAGACCATGAAGCGGCAACTTGGGCAACTTCTGCTGCTCCTGAGGGTGTTAGACCCGCCGCTCTGTGACTTCCTGGGTATGTCTTGTGGGGATGGGCAGGAGACAGCAGGGCCATGGACCTTGCCAAAGATTCTATGGTAGCAGCCACAGATGGCGTCCTGATGTTTAGTCCTGATCCGGACACAAGAAACATGCCCACATAACCCAGAACCTAAAACTTACATGTAGGGGCAGAATTGCAGTTTCGAGCAAAACCTCAGCAAATGCAGCTGTGCAGGTGCTCTTACTAGCCCTGGGTTCCAGGTGAGCTGGCTGTCTCGTGCACATCTTTATCCTGTTTTGGCATTAACTTTGGCTTTGCCTGCATGGTACTTTGCAGAAATAAGGACCTGGGTGTGGCTCCTGCCACTTCTTACCTCCACCCAGCTCCTGCTGCCTTGACCCAGGGTTCGGAAACTGGTTCTGTGGCccctgggctggggctgctgcATTCTGGctgtaaaatttttcttcttcattagttgttcaatgtaaaaaaatacaggaaatcCAGGTAAAGAAAGTAAAAGTTGCTGTAGATAGTATTCTTTTGATTgcaggtgatgatgatgatgttaacTTTCTCATGGACATTTCATCACTGAAGCTTTAGAacctccctgggggagggagactCGGCCTCACTTCATTGAAGAGGAAACTAAGTCTTAGAAAAGCACATGTCACTTCCTGGGACATGCAGACATAAGCTGTCTCTCTGTGTCATTAAAAGTCTTCTGAAACATCACGTTTTTCTGACTGCATAGTACTGTGTCCATCTGGAGGATGTGCTAGACTTGATTTAACCTGACCTGctggacatttgggtcatttgCAGTTTTTCTGCAACTTttgtttttggcaactggctggtatggggatctgaacccttgaccctggtattATAATACCgagctctaactgagctaactggccaaccgcATGTGCAGTTTTTCGTCATGTAGAATAGTGTGGATAATTTCTTTAGGTTAAATTTTAAGCAGTGGAATTATATCTAGGGCAGTACTTGCTTTGCAGCTTTTGAAATGTTTGTCCTGTCATTGTTTTCCTAGAAAGATATCACAACAGCTTAGCTTTTTGCTGTCAGTGTATCTAGGAGTGCCAATGTCCTTAATCTTCACCAGCACTGGGTACTgagattctatttttctttgagcGTGTTGGTCTTACTAGACCGTTTTCGGCTCAGAGTGGAAGACATGGAAGTAAAAACCCTTCGTCTGGAGTGTGGAAGGCACTGTGGGAAAGGTCCCAGTTCACGTAATGCTCCTGCTTCATCTCTGAAGTCCCCACACCGAGCATAAGTTACTTACTTGCCTATCCTGGGGTTGGGTCTTAACAGCCAGGGTCACTTCATAGAGTCTTAGTCTAACTGCTGGGCACGTTGTGAGCTGGAATGGGATCTGGATTGGTTTTGAGCCTTCTTTTTGTGTGCACCAGCTGTGCTGAGGCTGAGTTGGCTCCCTGTCCTCCCCAGACTCCCAGGACTCCggctctctctgtttctgcttcCGGTGGCTACTCATCTGGTTCAAGAGGGAATTCCCTTTCCCAGATGTCCTTCGGCTATGGGAGGTGGGACAGTTGGTTTGGGTGGGAGGGCTGAAGTGGGCTCTCCTGTCCATGGGAGGAGCTGGGCAGGGGGTGGGCCCCGACCCTCCCTTTTTCTGGCACCCCAGGTGCTGTGGACAGGGCTTCCTAGTCACAATCTGCACCTGCTGGTGGCCTGTGCGATTTTGGACATGGAGCGAGACACCCTCATGCTGTCTGGCTTCGGCTCCAACGAGATCCTCAAGGTGAGGGATTGGCTTCCTGCTTGCCCTGTCCTCTCATCCGTGTCCACTTGACCTGGGGTGTGTTCTGTGAAGGCTGGCGCTGCCCTGTGCCACACGGTATCTTAGGGCAGTAGGTACTCAAAATGGGATTACTGGAAGTAGGGTTAGCTGTGAGCACCACGGGGGTGAGACTGGGTGGCTCCCAGCAGTGTCCTCTTAGAGCCTGCAAGTAGGAGTGGCTATAGGAGTAGGCTGGGGGCCCTCTCCCTTCATGGCATCGCAGAGTCTGGCAAGCAGTAAGAGCCAGGATGACTGCTGAAGGCTTGAGAAGTGTGACTCCCCTGACCCCCAGCTCTACACGGAGCCCCCAGAGGGCCAGCACTGTCTTCCCCCATTGTGTCCCCAGCCTGAGCTGCAGCATAGGTGCCcaggtggcagtggctgtgtgTGCCTGCCAGCAGCCTGACCCACCCCCTCCTGCAGCACATCAATGAGCTGACCATGAAGCTGAGTGTAGAGGATGTGCTGACACGTGCCGAGGCCCTCTACCGACAGCTGACTGCCTGCCCCGTGAGTCCTTGCCCCTCCCAGTAGCTGCCCCCGCAGTCCTCTCCCCTCTCACCTCCAACCTTTCACTGCCCTCCACCCTCACTTCCAGGAGCTGCCCCACAACGTGCAGGAGGTCCTGGGTCTGGTGCCGCCCGCAGAGCCCCACAGCCCCTCACCACCCACCTCCCTGTTGCCACTGTCGCCTACCCGGGCCCCACCAGCCCCACTGCCCCCTGTGGATGCAGCCCCACAGCCCGACAGCAGCCTGGAGATCCTGCCGGAGGAGGAGGACGACAGCGCAGACTCCTAATTCTGACAGCCCGCCTAGCACAAGCACTTtatcccaccccagccccttgGAGGCTGGGGGTAGGGGACTGGAGGATGAGGGTCTGGGCTGCCTTTCGTGCCTCTTCTCCCAGGGCCCAGGCCGCCCGCCTGATGAGCTGGTTTCATTAAACTGACACTTCTTATGTCCAATTGGCCTTGTGTTGATGGGGAAGGAAGCTGCCATGTTGGCTTAGACCtggatggggagggggtggtggctTCTAGTCTCTCTGCAGAAGAGAATCCTGACCACATGACACTGCTCTGGCCAGTGAGATGTAAGAGGAGGTCCCCTTGAGGGTGAGTGTGGGGGTTTGTGGAGACAGAGCCTGATTCAGGGCTTTTGGAGGAGTGAAGATGGGGTGCTCAGGCCTGGGGCTGCCACCCCGTagctgggtgggggacacattcCAGATGTAGCTGAAATGGAAGGGCCTGCTGAGCTGCACTGACACACTGTGGCTCCTGCCAAACAGCTACTGCCTATgtcagaaaaataaactttaaccCACTGGCAGTCGGGTTTTCTGTGACTTGCATCAGGATCCATCTGTGCCTCGGTCTTGTGACAGTTGGGGATGGTCATtgttatttggggggggggtgtgcgGTGTGTTGCCGGTGCAGGGATCCAGTGGGGATGGTCATTACCAGAGGTGCAAGGCAGCGCTAATGGCTTCCCAAAATACTTTAATGCACGGATACatgtccctgccccagccccagctcctcttGGCTGGCCGTGCGCATGTGCCCCTCCCGGCTGTTGATCCTTATGGCTGCGCGCAGCGCGGACTTGACGGCCGTCTCCACCCAGCCGTGCGGGCGGGCTGTGTGCTCACCGGCGAAGTAGAGGCGGCCATAGGGGACTGACCAGTCGAAGTCCTGCTCGTCGTCCTGGTTGGAGTACCAGAGCATTGGCGGCTGCACCACGAAGCCACCTTGGCTGTACGGGTCCTCCGCCCAGCGCTTGATGACGCCGGTGCCGTCCCACAGCCGATACACGATCGGCCCATGCAGCGCCGCCACGTCGTCAAGCGCCAAGCGCAGCGCCTCGCCCAGGCTCAGACCCGCGAACTGGGCTGCGGAGTCCGACCACGTGTACGAGGCCAGCAGCAGCGCGCCTTCGTGCGGCGGCGGGTAGAATATCATGCGCGATGGGCGGTCGGTGTTCGAGTGGCCGCCCTCGATGTGCTCGTCGTGCCAGAAGGGCCGGCGGAAGCTCAGGTAGACCTTCGTGGCCGGCACGTAGTGCAGTCCCCGCAGCGCCTCCTGCCGCTGGCTCGACAACGGCGGCGAAAAGGTCATGCGCTGCAGCGCCGACCCACTCGCAGTCAGGAGCACCACGTCGGCGGCCAGCTTCTTCGGACCCCGCGCCCGGCCCGAGGGCGCGATGTGCACGCGCACGTCGTGCTTCCCCTGCGATACCGCCACGACGGGCGCGTTCAGCAGCAGGGGCCCAGACAGGATGCTCAGCAGCGCGCGCGGCAGCAAGTCCCAGCCGCCCACGATGCGGCTGAACCTGCGGGCGGGACAGAAGAGTGATCCGGCTCGGCCCCAGCCCTCTCCTGTGGTCCGGCTCCCAGGTAGCCCCGTCCACGCCCCGTCGTTCTACACTATTGGCCTCTCCCTGCTCTCCGCTGACCCCGCCCATCCCCGACGTTCCTCGGAGGGACCCGGGACGCACAGGCAAGCCCGGCCAGACCGGAGGGTCCCGCGTCTCCAACCCTTTCGCCTCTTTACTCACCCCTTCAGGCCACGCCCTTCCCTCCGGCTCCGCCCTTCCGATCACAGCGGCCCCACCCACGGCTCGTTACTTACCCAGACTGCTCCCCCCGCCCGCCCAGTCCCTGTTGGTCGGCCCCACACCTCACCTGAGCCGGTCGCTAAGGCAGCTGTGGGCCCGCAGGGCCTCGGCGAAGCTGAGATAGAAGAAGCCATCCTTGGACATCACGTCTCCCAGAAGCCGCACGGCCGGCTGGCTCAGGTTCCCCTCCCCGAGGAGGTATTCCTGTGGGTGGGAGCGGGCCCAAGTGAGGGCCCAGGTAGGCTGCACCTGCCAGCCCCGTCCCCACTCCTCTGGGTGTCACTCCTTGGCTGGGCCTCCCGATTCTCTGACACATCCCTGGACCTTAGCGATTCGGTCCCCCTTCCTGTGACGgatgagggaaactgaggcccagagagggggtGTGTTCAGCCCCGGGGTCAGGCAGGGAGGCAGTGGCAAGTCGAGTTCCTGGGTTCCTACCTTCTAACTCTGTTCCTCAGAAAGCAAAGCCGAGGCCCCCACTCACCAGAAGCATGTGTCTTTCAAACTTCTTCATTGCCTTTCTGCAGCCCATTACCTTGAGATCTTTGAGGGCCTGTTGTGGAACAAGCAGACAGTGCTGAGCTGCCGGGGCCGGAAGAGCAGAGGCCAGGCCAGGAGCCAAACCAGGGTTCTCTTCCTGGTCCTGCCCATGGCCAGCCACTTACCACTCTCTTTCAAGCCCCCGGGCCTTTGACCAGTTGTGCCCTCAGCCTTGCCCTCCATTGCCCCTCAGATGTCACGCCTCTGGGAAGTCTTCCCAAACCTTTAATTTCCCCCATTCCCCAGCGTTCTGCCACCCGGTTGTCACAGCTCATCCCATTTGGGTGTTATTTTGCCTGTTTCTGTGCTAGCCTGTGAACTCCATGAAGGTAAGGAACCTGTCTGTCTCAGCTGTGCTGTGTTCTTCTAGTGCTCAGTAATTATTTGTTGCCTCGATCCTTGTGGACATGGACAGAAGCTAAGTCCCCTCTGCCACTGTTCAGCACTGACAGGGCATGACTGCTGAGGTTTATTCACTGGTCCCTCCCCTGCCCATGGCTCTCCCATGGCTCCACAGCACTTGGAACCACAGAATTCCAGCCCCTCAGCCTGGTGTTAAATTGGCCACCATCTCTTACAGCAGCTCTGGTTCCACAGAACAATGTCCAGTGCCCAGACCACCCTCAGGgctctcccacctccaccctgctgcccttgctgtgccccTGCCTCATCCTTGCCTGGCATATGAGTGGCCATCCTTCATTGCTCTGTCCAaatctcctcccctcccagaagGCTCGCTGCCCCCATCTAATTTCAGCCCTCTTCCTTGTCCACCTGGCTTCTCCCTCAGGGCCAGGGAACTCCCAGAGGAAGGATGTGCCCCCTTTACTCACTCACTCCCTCACTCGCCTCACATTTCCCTAGGTTCCCTGAACTGTTCAGTACCAGTGCACAGAAATGACCTGGACTTGGCCCCCACCCTTGTCCAGGAGGGGAGATGGGCAAGTAAGGGGCCCTCTGAGTTGGGTGTGGGCAGCTCCTCCCTAAGGGcatcagggaaggcctcctggAGGAGGCAATGTTGGAGCTAGTTCTTTAGGGATGAgcagataaaaaaggaaagacattccaggcaGGGACAGCAGTAAAGGCATGGGCATGGAACAATGGACAATCAGAGTGGGTGTGAAGGCATATAGAGCTGGGTGCACATGCACCACCATGAAGACTTTGGGGTAACAAAAATTTCTTGCAGGGGGAAGATGAAGCTAGAGGGGTGGGGAAGTTAAGATCATTCAGGGTTGGAACCTGAGCCTGAGGGGCTGGGACTTTGTCCTGGTGACACTGGGGAAGCCACAGCGGGCTGTGAGCAGGGTCAGCTCTGGGTGTGGAAAGTCCCTTCTGTTGTCAGGCTAGTGGGGGACTGGAACCTAGGCAACTGGAGAAGAGGCTGGGGTGAAGGTCCAGGGTAGAGGATGAGGCCTGAGCTGGGGCAGGGACAGAGGTGGAAACAGGGCAAGAATCAAGGGGCAGGCTGGGAACTGACATTGGtggatgtgggagggggaggTAGGGAGTGAAGATGCCTAGGGATCTGCCCTGTGACTGGGGGGATGGATGGAGCCATTGTGAGATTGGGAAACCAGGGACTATGAGGGGTTTAGGGGATGATGCTGAGCTCAGTAGAGCTGGAGGATCCTGGGGGGTGGCCAGAGGAGATGGACAGGGGTCAGTATCTCAGGAGAAAGATTTAAGAGACATCGGCCTGCAGATCAAAGTCTAGGCCAAAGGTGTGGGAAGGTGAGGTTGTCCAGGACAGTGTGTGggtgagaagggaaaaaagagaacagaagcaATGGGGCTTTGAGAATCACAGTGTTCATGGGGAAACTAAAGGTTGAAGAGCTGGCAATGTGAAACCAGAGGGATAACAGAAGGATGAAAAGCGAGGCCAGGAAGGAGGCCAGGGAGGAGGCTGGGCCCAGTAGAAGAGGTGGGGGCTATGGGACAGAACAGAGCATGAGGACGGGGCAGAGAAGTTCAGGGGCAGGGGAACAGGCTGCAGGGGGATGCAGGTGGGTACGCCTACGTTGTTGAGAGCCATCTGGTAGATTTCTTCCGGTGAGTGGCCCTTTTCCCTGGGACTCAGGGCGTAGCCCAGCTTCTCGGGCATCTTCTCCACCACATAGTTCCGCAGCTTCACTTCATTCACTTCTGTCCATGTGTTCTCATCGTACTGGGTGAATTTTGTCAGGTTGAGTCCCAGACTCTTGCAGAGCTTGTGGAGGATCCTGAGGTTATGGGAGATGCTGGGTGAGGGCTGGGGCCGGGTAGGGTGGGCATAGGTGGCCCCATCTCTAGTGTGGTTTGGAGAAGAGAGGGGGGTAGTTGGGATAACTGGAGATAGGCATAAGGCTGGGGATGGGGCTAGATTTGGGGTCATTGATGCTGGGGGGTGGTGATGTAATAGGGACAAAGTTGGAAGGCTGATGGTAGTACCAGGATTAGGATTGGTTTAGAAGCAGGAGTTGGCTTTCATTGGAGATAAAGTAAGACCCCAGATTTGATTTGGAAATGAGGACAGAATTCAAGTTAGATGGAGGTTTGGGATTGAGAAGGGGCCTGAGGTGACTGAGGATGTCAGGGGAGGTAGAGCTGGAGGCTTGGAGGGGACAGGGGTAGAGTTGGCTTCAGCTGGGGCAGGGCTAGCTGGGGGTTCTGGCTGGATAAGGTGGCCTGAGCATTGCAGGAGGCAAAGTGGTGGGGCTGGAGCCAGGAGACCATGAAGTTGGGATGAGATGAAAGATGTAGCTGGAGGTTGGATCTAGACCCAGCTTGCTTTGGCGGTCTAGGCTTGGTGGTCAGAATTGAAGTTCAAGCTGACACTGATGCAGGCATCAAATTGGGGCTCTGGTTGAGTCTGAGTACAGAGGTGGGTCTGGAGGGGCCCCAGTGCCCGCCTGGTTGCCGGGTCAGGCCTTACCTGTGGGAGCTGGGCATGCGCATGGCTCCCAGCTCCCCAATCCACCCTGTCTTCTGGTCCCGGTAGGTGAGGATGCGGCCCCCGATCCTGTTATCTGCCTCCAGGATGGTGACCtaaaggatgggggtgggggtgagcagGGTCCTTCAGCTCCCCTCACCGACTTAGACTAGAAGAATTCCTTTCTTcatgggaagtgggaggggctgGTGGGAGAACAGACTGTAGTGAGCATTTTCAGGCTGCAGCAGGAAGGCCACCGGCTAGACTGCAGAGGGACTTCCCAGCTCAGGGAGTGGGAAAATTTCCCGTATACATAGAAACCCCTGGGCTGGCCCATCCTCATTCTCGGACTTCAGTGAGAGGGACAGTGTTTAGACCTCAGGGGGCACTTCCCCTTGGTAGTTTCCATCTCCACCAACACAAATCTTCATCCCCATTCAGTGGGACTTCCCTCTGGGATTAGAGAGAGTGGGGCAGGAAGAGTTAAAGACTCTCAGTGCAGACACATTAGAGCACGGGCTTTTGGGCCTCACTCCCCAGACCAGGGTGGAAAAGATAGCTCCTTCTCTCTACCTCCCACCACCTCTAGCCCCTCAAGTGGGGATGTGGTCAGGTCCCTCCACCCAGGGATTTGCAGCCTGCAGCAGAAAGGACTCAAAGTAGACTGCAAGCAGCACTTCTCACCTTGTGTCCTGCATCGCTGAGCACCTTGGCAGCCACCAGCCCAGCCACACCAGCACCAACCACAATCACCTTCTGGGGCTTTGAAGTTCGATTGAGGCCCAAGGTCACCACCCTGAGCAGCTTCTCATAGTCAGGATCGTGCATGCATCTCTCAAAAGGGTCCTGGCTGGGGACAGCCTCCCAGTCCAGGGAGGCTGCCAGGCTGAGGAAGATGGGCATGAGGACAAGGAAGCACAGGGCTGGGGAAAAGCAAGGACAGAGTCAGTGGACAGGCACCGGTGAGGTGAGGAGAAGAGGTTCTACCCCTGTCCCagagccctctcccctccctactTACCCAACCGGGCCATGACTCTTAGGTGGGAGATGGTGTCTGGGGTGGAGGAGAAGTGAGAGTCACTGTGACAAGGCCTATGTCCCCCTAGTCTGACTCCATCTCCCCGTAGGCTGCCCAGCTGCCTGCCTCAGCTCTTGCTCCAAGACTGCCTTTCTCTCTGGACCTGTGTGTCCCCCGATCCCATTCCTTCAGGGTCCCCAGGACCATTCTCACCTGCCTTCCTCACCTGTCTGCcgtcctttctccccctccccccgaccCTCTCCCATGTCCTTTGTtcagctctctctctgcctccttgtCTCTCCTCTTTTCACTCTACCTCTCACCTCCTCCTGTCTCATCAGCtctgtttctatttccttccctctccccctgcctctCAGTCTCTGTTCTCTACAGGTGGCCACACTTCTCCACCTCCCGCTCTCTGGAACAGCAGCAGTTGCTCTCCTCTCTCCCCTTGGCAGTCTCTGCCTCACCTCCTTCTCTCTACTTAAACTAGCTGAGCCCCGCCTTCCCCTCCCTTTGGGAAATCAGGCTGGGGGGAAATGAAACTGCTTTTCTGGAGTTGCAAGGTTAGATGCTGCAAGGTCAGATGCTCAGAGTCTAGTTAAGGCTGGAGTGGGTGGCCAGTGGTGGAAAGGGGGTCGGGAGGAAATAAGTCAGTCTATTTGTTTCCTCTTGCCCCAAATAGTTCTGGGGTGGTTGGGAGGCCAGAAATAAATGCTCAGGTAACCATGCTAAGGTGGGGATTGCCCGTCAGCCTGCCCCAGTCACTGATAGCAGGGTTCCTGTCTCTGCCCTGCCctgtgctctctctgcctccttgaCTCCTGGTCTCTGGCCTTGGGGCTGTGTGTCCTCTGAGTCCCTCTTTGTGTCAGCTGTCTCTGTCTCCTGCAGGACCCTCACGGGCTTCACTCCCCTTTCCACATGAcactctgagcctcagcctcCCCCTTCATGAAATGGCATAGCAGTGGGGTTTGCAGGCAGCAGCACAGGGGTCAGGGCATGAGCTTTGGGCCAGCCTGCCTGGGTCCTGAGCCTCACACCTGCTAGCCAGGGGCTTTGTGCAAGGGCCTTCCACTCTCTGTGGCTCCATATGCAGCTGTCAAATGGGGCCATCACAGTGTTGTAGGATTAAGTGAGTGAATCCAGGTAAGTCCTGTGAACAGCACCTGGGTCAGTACTAGGACCTTCTCCTTTGGAAATGCCAGCTACTGTGACTGTGGGGGCACCAGGAGTGGCCACCTGGCAGGTGACGCACCCAGGATATATGCTTGTCCCTCCTTCCCATCCCTACCCTGACAACAACTGTGGTGCTCAGGGGAGGGCGTGGGTGGCACCTTGGAGAAATGGCTCCCAGGAGCCTTTGCCTTTTTCTGCCTTTGGCCCTCTCTGAGGGATGGGCGGCAGTAAAAACCAGATGACCTGGCTCCAAGGAGTCCCCAGGAGGGGCAGCCCTGGGCAGCAGGGGACTCCCAGCTTCAGGGACTTTAGCTCTGAAGTGGGTGGGGTGGAGAAGCAATAGGAGGGACTTTTTCTTGGGGTAGAGGAAAGGAGCCAGGGCGCGGGTGAGGAGGAAAGTCAGAGGGAGGCAGATTCTCTGTAGCAAGGTTGGGGGAAGAACAAGATGggaaatattctttctttctttctttcttttttaaagatgaccggtaaggggtcatcaccttgacttggtgttgtcagcaccacgctctcccaagagagctaaccggccatccctatatagggatctgaacccgtggccttggtgttatcagcatcacactctcccgagtgagccacgggccggcccaagatgGGAAATTTTCAACAGTAAATCAAAGAGGGATGTGGTTTGATGGAGGGGAGGGTGTGGGGGTGTATGTGAATGAGTCAGAAGCATATGATGTAGGGGACTGGGGGAAGGCAGTGGCcaagaaggaaacaaaagcagAGAGCTGGACAGAGCCT
This region includes:
- the IL4I1 gene encoding L-amino-acid oxidase yields the protein MPNDDFCLMLTTKAMGVEKAPQSQPCTLCFLVLMPIFLSLAASLDWEAVPSQDPFERCMHDPDYEKLLRVVTLGLNRTSKPQKVIVVGAGVAGLVAAKVLSDAGHKVTILEADNRIGGRILTYRDQKTGWIGELGAMRMPSSHRILHKLCKSLGLNLTKFTQYDENTWTEVNEVKLRNYVVEKMPEKLGYALSPREKGHSPEEIYQMALNNALKDLKVMGCRKAMKKFERHMLLEYLLGEGNLSQPAVRLLGDVMSKDGFFYLSFAEALRAHSCLSDRLRFSRIVGGWDLLPRALLSILSGPLLLNAPVVAVSQGKHDVRVHIAPSGRARGPKKLAADVVLLTASGSALQRMTFSPPLSSQRQEALRGLHYVPATKVYLSFRRPFWHDEHIEGGHSNTDRPSRMIFYPPPHEGALLLASYTWSDSAAQFAGLSLGEALRLALDDVAALHGPIVYRLWDGTGVIKRWAEDPYSQGGFVVQPPMLWYSNQDDEQDFDWSVPYGRLYFAGEHTARPHGWVETAVKSALRAAIRINSREGHMRTASQEELGLGQGHVSVH